One region of Armigeres subalbatus isolate Guangzhou_Male chromosome 3, GZ_Asu_2, whole genome shotgun sequence genomic DNA includes:
- the LOC134220254 gene encoding cytochrome P450 4d2-like isoform X2 — protein sequence MLILLVSVLALTISLAVYVYQQFASRLFYAAKIGGPKGYPILGNSIQFGTKSPADFLLELQKTNQEYGKFYRLWIGPDLIFPITDVKLVEAILSSQKLLEKSVQYDFLRPWLGNGLLTSDGRKWHSRRKIITPTFHFKILEQFVEIFDQQSSILVDQLKTKAISGEDFDVFPMVTLCALDVICESAMGTTVNAQLNSDSEYVRAVKNMGTVVMARSFKAVARFDFSFYFTPYRKMQNEALKVLHGYTDNVIRTRRQALENSSKTTNEDKNDSGIRKKVAFLDMLLQATVDGESLSDQDIREEVDTFMFEGHDTTTSAISFLLKVLATYPNVQQKVYEEVRTVIGNDMNMVLYFRLDPIF from the exons ATGCTTATCTTACTCGTGTCGGTGCTAGCGCTCACCATTAGCCTGGCCGTGTACGTTTATCAGCAATTTGCGAGTCGTCTCTTTTATGCTGCGAAGATTGGAGGCCCGAAAGGTTATCCCATCCTAGGAAACTCGATCCAATTTGGAACCAAATCCCCGGCAG ATTTCCTACTGGAACTGCAGAAAACGAACCAGGAGTACGGGAAATTCTACCGTCTCTGGATCGGTCCTGATTTGATATTTCCAATAACAGACGTAAAATTGGTTGAG GCGATTCTCAGCAGTCagaaattgcttgaaaagtcgGTCCAGTACGACTTCTTGCGGCCGTGGCTAGGAAATGGATTGCTCACCAGTGACGGGAGAAAGTGGCATAGTCGACGAAAGATTATCACTCCGACATTTCACTTCAAGATTTTAGAAcagtttgttgaaatttttgacCAACAGAGTAGTATCCTTGTAGATCAGTTGAAAACGAAAGCAATCAGCGGAGAAGATTTTGACGTCTTTCCTATGGTGACATTATGCGCGCTGGATGTGATCTGTG AATCTGCTATGGGAACGACGGTCAATGCGCAGCTCAACTCAGATTCCGAATACGTGAGAGCAGTTAAGAA CATGGGCACCGTTGTGATGGCTCGCTCGTTCAAAGCAGTCGCAAGGTTCGATTTCTCGTTCTACTTCACCCCTTATCGTAAAATGCAAAATGAGGCGTTGAAAGTTCTGCATGGCTACACGGACAATGTCATCCGTACACGGCGTCAAGCACTTGAGAACTCCTCGAAAACTACAAACGAAGACAAAAATGATTCAGGGATTCGTAAGAAAGTGGCTTTTCTGGATATGCTTCTTCAGGCTACGGTGGACGGGGAGTCCTTGAGTGATCAAGACATTCGTGAAGAGGTCGATACATTCATGTTCGAAGGCCACGATACAACTACCTCTGCCATCAGCTTCCTTCTTAAGGTCTTGGCTACGTATCCGAATGTGCAGCAGAAAGTCTACGAAGAAGTACGAACCGTGATCGGAAACGATATGAAT ATGGTATTGTATTTCCGGCTGGATCCAATCTTTTGA
- the LOC134220254 gene encoding cytochrome P450 4d2-like isoform X1, translating to MLILLVSVLALTISLAVYVYQQFASRLFYAAKIGGPKGYPILGNSIQFGTKSPADFLLELQKTNQEYGKFYRLWIGPDLIFPITDVKLVEAILSSQKLLEKSVQYDFLRPWLGNGLLTSDGRKWHSRRKIITPTFHFKILEQFVEIFDQQSSILVDQLKTKAISGEDFDVFPMVTLCALDVICESAMGTTVNAQLNSDSEYVRAVKNMGTVVMARSFKAVARFDFSFYFTPYRKMQNEALKVLHGYTDNVIRTRRQALENSSKTTNEDKNDSGIRKKVAFLDMLLQATVDGESLSDQDIREEVDTFMFEGHDTTTSAISFLLKVLATYPNVQQKVYEEVRTVIGNDMNVKVTLSLLNQLHYLDLVIKESLRMYPTVPFYGRKLLENQKINGIVFPAGSNLLIFPYFMCNDPDYFEDPLEFRPERFAIETSAAKTNPYQYVPFSAGPRNCIGQKFAVAEIKSLISKLVRHYEVLPPMKPKLERQVSELVLRSEGGISLRLKHRD from the exons ATGCTTATCTTACTCGTGTCGGTGCTAGCGCTCACCATTAGCCTGGCCGTGTACGTTTATCAGCAATTTGCGAGTCGTCTCTTTTATGCTGCGAAGATTGGAGGCCCGAAAGGTTATCCCATCCTAGGAAACTCGATCCAATTTGGAACCAAATCCCCGGCAG ATTTCCTACTGGAACTGCAGAAAACGAACCAGGAGTACGGGAAATTCTACCGTCTCTGGATCGGTCCTGATTTGATATTTCCAATAACAGACGTAAAATTGGTTGAG GCGATTCTCAGCAGTCagaaattgcttgaaaagtcgGTCCAGTACGACTTCTTGCGGCCGTGGCTAGGAAATGGATTGCTCACCAGTGACGGGAGAAAGTGGCATAGTCGACGAAAGATTATCACTCCGACATTTCACTTCAAGATTTTAGAAcagtttgttgaaatttttgacCAACAGAGTAGTATCCTTGTAGATCAGTTGAAAACGAAAGCAATCAGCGGAGAAGATTTTGACGTCTTTCCTATGGTGACATTATGCGCGCTGGATGTGATCTGTG AATCTGCTATGGGAACGACGGTCAATGCGCAGCTCAACTCAGATTCCGAATACGTGAGAGCAGTTAAGAA CATGGGCACCGTTGTGATGGCTCGCTCGTTCAAAGCAGTCGCAAGGTTCGATTTCTCGTTCTACTTCACCCCTTATCGTAAAATGCAAAATGAGGCGTTGAAAGTTCTGCATGGCTACACGGACAATGTCATCCGTACACGGCGTCAAGCACTTGAGAACTCCTCGAAAACTACAAACGAAGACAAAAATGATTCAGGGATTCGTAAGAAAGTGGCTTTTCTGGATATGCTTCTTCAGGCTACGGTGGACGGGGAGTCCTTGAGTGATCAAGACATTCGTGAAGAGGTCGATACATTCATGTTCGAAGGCCACGATACAACTACCTCTGCCATCAGCTTCCTTCTTAAGGTCTTGGCTACGTATCCGAATGTGCAGCAGAAAGTCTACGAAGAAGTACGAACCGTGATCGGAAACGATATGAATGTAAAGGTCACTTTATCATTGCTAAATCAACTACACTACCTCGATTTAGTCATCAAAGAATCTCTCAGAATGTACCCAACTGTGCCGTTCTACGGCCGAAAATTGCTAGAAAACCAAAAAATCA ATGGTATTGTATTTCCGGCTGGATCCAATCTTTTGATCTTCCCGTACTTCATGTGCAATGACCCGGACTATTTCGAGGATCCACTGGAATTTAGACCGGAACGGTTCGCCATAGAGACATCGGCCGCGAAAACCAACCCATACCAGTACGTTCCGTTCAGCGCCGGCCCGAGAAACTGCATCGGCCAGAAGTTTGCCGTGGCGGAAATCAAGAGCTTAATCAGTAAATTGGTCCGACACTATGAGGTGCTGCCGCCCATGAAGCCGAAATTGGAAAGACAGGTTTCCGAGTTGGTACTGCGATCAGAAGGTGGCATTTCACTGAGACTTAAGCATCGGGACTAA